In a genomic window of Quercus lobata isolate SW786 chromosome 4, ValleyOak3.0 Primary Assembly, whole genome shotgun sequence:
- the LOC115987405 gene encoding NDR1/HIN1-like protein 6, with the protein MAEPPLKPVLQKPPGFRDQNFPTQSAPKPVMRTPLLPQSYNPKKRRSSRRSRGCCRSCCCFFCVLLLILIVIVGVASAIFYLWFLPKTPAFRLQSFRIPRFNVTVKPDGTYLDAQTLIRVEAKNPNGKLSLFYKDIHVNVNVKVGAKADPTELGSGKVAGFTQRKRNTTSLKVETNVKNQLVDDGEGTKLKASFKSKGLVVSVEARTGLGYIVRGLKIGPLGVKVLCGGVSLKGLEDGKIPKCTINTLKWINIH; encoded by the coding sequence ATGGCCGAACCACCATTGAAGCCAGTGCTGCAAAAACCTCCGGGATTCCGAGACCAGAACTTCCCCACTCAATCAGCTCCGAAGCCGGTTATGCGAACCCCGCTCCTTCCACAATCCTACAACCCCAAGAAACGACGCAGCAGCAGGCGCAGCAGGGGCTGTTGTCGATCATGCTGTTGCTTTTTCTGTGTCCTACTCCTAATCCTGATCGTCATCGTCGGCGTCGCCTCCGCCATTTTCTACCTTTGGTTCTTGCCAAAAACCCCCGCTTTCCGCCTCCAATCCTTTCGGATCCCACGTTTCAACGTGACTGTCAAACCGGACGGCACTTATTTAGACGCACAAACGTTGATTAGGGTTGAAGCCAAAAACCCGAACGGCAAACTGTCACTGTTTTATAAAGATATTCATGTTAACGTTAACGTGAAGGTCGGGGCCAAGGCGGACCCAACTGAATTGGGATCGGGGAAGGTGGCCGGGTTCACTCAGAGGAAGAGAAATACGACGAGCTTGAAGGTGGAAACTAATGTGAAGAACCAGCTGGTGGATGATGGGGAGGGAACTAAGCTTAAGGCAAGCTTTAAAAGCAAAGGGTTGGTGGTGAGCGTGGAGGCTCGGACTGGGTTGGGATACATTGTGCGTGGTCTCAAAATAGGGCCACTTGGTGTGAAGGTGTTGTGTGGTGGTGTGAGCTTGAAGGGTCTTGAAGATGGTAAAATTCCCAAGTGTACCATCAATACGCTCAAATg